TATTTAAATGACTCGCCAACTTATTGCTCTTCAGTCATTGAATTTTTCACATGAGTTTAGGTATAGCTAATTTACATTACAGAGGTCAGCATAGCAGTCAGCTGATTTGTTTTCAATTGAATCGGTGGTCCCCATCGTGTACTCCTTCTATATCCTCCTCCTTTGGCTTCTAGAAAGAAAGTGCTCATAATAAAAAAATTCAAACTTTTTTGGGGGTAATAAAAGTaaaaccttttaccagtaataataaatataataataatggacTTATTCATTCTTACATGATGGTGATCGACTACTTTCCTCCTTCTAGATTGAATTGGCATTGTAATCAGAGTTGGGTGAGAGCTGAAACCCATGTTCATTTTTCCCAACTAGGTGGTCACATCATCAGCTGACTTTTGTCTCTGTGTCTGCAATTTCATCAATCAACAGTACACCATACGGGATTTGCGATAAAGGAGGTTTCATGTGAGTTTCGCTTTGTAAAAAGTTTCAAACTTTTCCATTCTATTGGTATCTGGGTGATTACAAGTAGCAAAGTTTCATGCTTGATTTAATTTGTCTTAATTTGCATAGTATATATATGGTTGTAGCTGTTAGTTTCCCTTGTGTTATCTGCAAATTCAGTTGTTTGTTATGGAGCTGTTTGATACTGTCCGTTGACAAATTTCCATGCTTCAGGAGCTACTGTTTGTGATCAGTTTTCGTGGGTTTATCTTCCTTCCATATTGCTCGTTGCTCTTAGTTTCTGTCAAGGTGTTGGAAATTGCATTTGTGGAGCAATTTGATTGTATGAATTAATGGATATCTGCATTATGTGTATCTGAATATTTTTTTTCTTAAGTTTGGATCTCAAGCAACAATTCATTTCGAATTCTTTATTGGTGTCGTGATTTTGCTTCATAAGATTTTCTGTTAATTATTTCATACCTGCTATTTTGCTTTTGACGTTCTAGATTTTGCGAGGCTGTCTTCCTTAACTTGGAGATGCGAAGATGGAGAAACAACAAAAGATTGCTGGTTACAGAGAGAGGCTGTATAAGACACTGTCATCTGCTGAGTTGACAAATAAAGAGACTCTTAAAAGCCTCATCAAGAATCAACTTGTTAACTCATCACAGAAAGAATTTGAAGGTCGGTAGTTCGTAATGTTTTGTCCACTATTTACGATGGATACTTAGATATCGCTTGCTTTTATCTTGGTTGTGCAGGATGCAGCGAGAGTATTGTCGAAAAAAGGACTTCCGAAGTATCTAATTTCCTTGAGACGTTAAGGAGTGCTTCCATATACGACCAGCAGTTGTCGAAATTCACTGAACCAGCACATGGTGAATGGAAAGTACGTTCTTCAAGTTGATAAAGTAGTATTCCTTCATTTTCCTGCTCTTTTCATATGATCTTCTTTCAATGACTGTTCTTCCCGATGTAAATGTAATAGTTAAAACAGGATACTGAAGAGTTTCGAGTCATGTATCGTGAAGGACCTCAGGGTACTCCCTTTCACTCACTACTCGTGGAAGGCTATGTGGATGGGCCTGTAGATGTCTGTAAGTTAAGCTGAAATCCTCCCAGACAATAGTTTCATCCCAAAGAAACTACTATTCTGTTACATGGTTTTTTTATATCCTTGTGAAAAAGATTCTATTCTTTGTTGTAGGTCTGTGTATCTCTTGGGAATCAGAACTCTATAAAAAATGGTGAGGATAGTTTCTTCGGAGCAATTGATTTTGTTTAAAAGAAATATTGATAATTAAACTATGTTGGTACATTTATTCATCTTTTGTATTAGTACATTTAGAAAGATTACTCGCCGTATTTTACACTATCTTTGGCTTTCTTTTCTTGTCTAGGTGGCCCCAGTCCCACGTCCCTCCTTTCAAGGTTGCAATTTCGAAATGTTTGAAAAGAATCCGGATTAGTGAACAGATATCTTTAGTGAGGTTTGACCCCATAAACACTGTAGTAATTGTTTCAGTTAGTGCCATTCAAAACCATCATATTCCATTTGATTCCGTGAATTGACAATGTTGATTCTTTGTATATTCCTGGAAGAAAGGATGAAGCTTATGTGGCCGTTATCGACTAGAGAGGCTGTCGTGCACTATTATTTGTTTGAATACCTTCAAGATGATCTCATTGTTGTTCTCGTGAACACGGTAATCATTCATCACAGAGGAGTATATTTTGTCTAGGATTGCATTTTATTTTCCTTTCCGGCAATCTGTATTTTGAATTGTAAACATGACCTAGTTCAGATTTTGTTTTCAGATCCCTGATTTGCAGAGCATTGGTAAAAATACCCATGGTTATACCAATGACGGAATCCCCGAGGCAAAGGATGTCATCAGGATGGACATGGTGGGAGGCTTTGCCATACAGAAAGTGTCCCATGAAAGAAGTTACTTTAGGTGAGTTTGTTGTGTTCTTCAAGATGTTATAAATAAAGAATACGCGAGGAGGAGATAAAGATTGTTAAAAATCTCTTATTCTGGTTACCTGAAACACTGTCAAATGTTATTTTATAGGACAATAGCAACAATGGATATAAAGCTGGACTTTGTTCCTCCGTCGCTTATTAATTTTATCTCGAGGCAGCTTGTTGGCAATGGTTTCCAACTGTATCAGAAGGTACATTATCTTATGTCATTACTTGAATGAAGTATGACATGACATCGGTTTCCTTTCTACCATTCCCTTCGACAAATACATATGCATTTTGGACGTAACGAGTTTTTTCGGACAGAGCCATAATTAATT
Above is a window of Rutidosis leptorrhynchoides isolate AG116_Rl617_1_P2 unplaced genomic scaffold, CSIRO_AGI_Rlap_v1 contig10, whole genome shotgun sequence DNA encoding:
- the LOC139880969 gene encoding uncharacterized protein, whose protein sequence is MEKQQKIAGYRERLYKTLSSAELTNKETLKSLIKNQLVNSSQKEFEGCSESIVEKRTSEVSNFLETLRSASIYDQQLSKFTEPAHGEWKLKQDTEEFRVMYREGPQGTPFHSLLVEGYVDGPVDVCLCISWESELYKKWWPQSHVPPFKVAISKCLKRIRISEQISLVRMKLMWPLSTREAVVHYYLFEYLQDDLIVVLVNTIPDLQSIGKNTHGYTNDGIPEAKDVIRMDMVGGFAIQKVSHERSYFRTIATMDIKLDFVPPSLINFISRQLVGNGFQLYQKSVTSVSNNNKDYSMALMDPLYTRIRDVLYSLSKAESNSDEEDETKPVSEHAQVEVTKGFCEIKEEQIKESGKIEYNGKETNKLVGQPLLNHTNIQVRKKVIIRPEVEHALGILDEVISVLRRESNETILSLENKEVCPNSEVSRQESNFSHDSTNNRGVHDTRNMASNSYSNHYHYKVAPTSPEEFFSIPIGDNEIGFSSHKNPDPSEDNEQLKANLHEHNKNTNQGKKVYLHKKFRPCCFFSSGSV